The window ACCTGATGCTAATCGCATTCCAGCTAAGTAACCATGTGCGAATAGCTCAATGCAATTGACAATTCAGCAAAGCGAGGCCTGACCGCAGCCGCATCAAGCAAGCATCTTAGGTAGCCCTGTGAGAAGGGGAAGGTGCAGGAAACGTACAGGCCTCTTCCTGACGGAGCTGAGGTTGCTTGAGCGGGCGGCAAGCCCATTGCGTCGACCGGACAACGACGCCCCCGCCCGGTCCccggccgccgcagcagcagcgaaCGGAAGGAACGCCGTGGACTCACTCGGCCTccacggcggccccgccgcgTCCACCTCCCAGGAAACCTCCATACACCACACGCGCAACCGCCTCCCAGCACCcaatcgccgccgcccccgcggaGATCAAatgcccaccaccaccacctcagcCCAATCCACCTGGCTCCCGGCTCCCGGCTCCCACTAGGATCACACCAACACGCTCCTCCAAATAAGcggcaccagcagcagcagctaagcGGCCGCCGGCGGAGTCCAGCTGCATCCTAGGCGGCGGTCATCGCCCAATGCTCCCCCCTCCCCCGATCCGATCTCCTCCGCCCCtgcccgctcccgctcccgagCCTCCGCCGGGAGCTCGGGACCCCGGTGAATTGGGCGCGCGGGGTTTTGGGGAGAGCACGAGAAGAGACCCACTCCTCTACCTCGCCGGATTGGCGAGGGGataggctgcggcggcggcggaggcggaggcggaggcggaggaggaggaggaggagtggggaATTTGGAGAGGGGGGCGGCGAGTCCCAATCCCCTCCTCCCTGTTTcgtctcttctctcttcccttTCCTTGCTCGTCTCCGTCACACCTCCCTCTCGCCTCTTTTTCGCTCCCTTTTCCGTCCAGCGATTAGCTTAGTACTTCTATATATTTTTACGCgtcgagttttttttaattaatcaaaGGGGGTGAAATGACAATGTGCACACAGTGGTAAGCACAGCAGCAACGGCCTCTAATTATCGACGACGCCGTCACGTGCTCCGGCCCACGCTGCTTTGTCGTCCAGATGGCACGGTGACCGTCTGATACGTTCTGATCTTCGCGTCATGCGGTTGTACGTGGAAAATGATGAAAGACCAACTCGTGTTTcgttgtgtttttctttttgttaggaGGTTACACGGTAATTTCAAATTTGTTGACCACGTTCTGAAAGTAGTACATATTTCGCCCTCCGGTTGTATATGGTTCGTTGCTATTTTGAATGGCATGTGAATACCATTAGTGGGAAAATATGTGAAATGCAttattggtaaaaaaaaatggaaacaaCGAAATAGTATAATTGATGTGTGATTTATTgctattttacaaataaatgtGAACAATTGACCCAAAAGATAGAAACGTAGGACTTTTTGTTGAGATAGATGTGTTACAAGACATAAAGTGGTTGAGTGTTCATAGGTAGTCGCTAGAGTACATCAACCCTAAAGTATAAAAAAACCAACAAAAAGTGGACGCAAGTGCTAGAAAATTTGACGTGTTAGGCTGTGTTACATATCCGACGTAATTTCACTCTATAGactagatagatagatacaATCTTGTCAGTGATATTAATACGAAAACAACTTAAGTagaaatcaatatatttattttcttacAATAGATGTGTTATGAAACATAAAGTGGATTGAGTGTTCAAGATAGATAGTTGCTAAAATTCATCGACACTATAGCTTTAGGATGTGTTTATATCATCATATGATgctcaaattttaaattattcatgtcATCTACAACATAGAGAAACCAACAAGAAGTTAACGCAAGTGCTAGAAAAATTGATATATTGggttgtgtgtgtatatattcgATGTGATTGACCCATCACATGGAAAGATAGATAAATGCAATTTCGTCATTGGTACCAATATCAAAACAATGTAAAAATCAGCACGTTCAaggaacaaaagaaaaaaagagatatgTGTTAGGTCAGCCTTTGTCAGAATTGGTTCGATATTCAGAGTTGGTAGATGTGAAAAGGTTGTTGGCTTTCAATTTTATTCCATACTTTGTATGAATAAATCCCAAGAATTGTTGAAATTAATGCATGACACAGGATTTGAATATATAACCGCAGAACATATACTATGGAAACTTGAAAACATTTTTGttagaagtaaaaaaaatacacatctACTCCTTTCGTTTCATATTGcaagttgtttgacttttttttctagtgaaactttcttaaatttgatcaagtttacagaaaaaattagcaatatctaaaatatcaaattagtttcattaaatctaatattgaatatattttgataatatgcttgttttgtgttgaaaatactattatatatttttctacaaacttgatcaaacttaaaaatgtttgactaggaaaagatcaaacgacttataatgtaaaatggagggagtagtttagaTTTAAATAAACAATCATCCAATAAGAAGTTTAGATTTAAATAAACAGCCATCCAATAAGAACAAACTCAACTTTGATTATAGGATGCAAAAACTAACCAAATCGCAAAGAAAAACactattctttttttccttatcCACTATTCCTCATTTGGGAGCATCaggaaattcaaatttaaagaaaaaaaatcaatcacttttctcatttttttcttttagcgATCAGCACAACACGGGCGTGATGATCCATTGAATagagtaggaaaaaaattacaagtaCCCTATAAGGCAGTAGTtaggaaagaaataaaaaaaacaccaccACACGCACCGACAACACATATACATACTCAAGTAGAAGGCTAGCATTGGATCGGCCACCGCTAGGCTAACAAGGAAGCTACAGTCGGGACCACCCAAAACCAATCCCAAACAACCAAGCACCTAACTCAACTCTGATCACGCCTTTGGGATTGAGGGGGGAGGGTGAGAAAGAATAATGGATCCGCTCTCCCCCTACAGCCCGCCTACTCATATAAACTAGAGCACCGCCGCAAGAAAACAACGCATATAGAGGAAGCTTGCACTAACTACCAGAAGGAAGTTTTGGCAAGGGACCTCCAAAATGACATCTCCAGGAAAATGAACGACGATGAGCACCACCGCCGCTGTCCATCCAGATCTCAGGGAAACCAAGACAGGGTTTTCCCCCGACAGCCTGACCAGAGGTAAGGGGATTGCTCGACAAAAGGTCAAGCAATAAACTATTCCTATATGAAAAGAATCACCGAGCTacataaaaaagaaacatacaATACATAAAGGTTTACAAAAATACATACAAAAAGTTTTCAAactcaaataaaaataaagtaaacccATATATATCAATAAAACTGCATAAAAAAGTAAATGGCGTATTGCACATCGCAACAATTTAGTGTACAATTTTTATGTGACTGGAATTTCACAAAAAATCACACaattaaaatatagcaatattctTCTCAATTTTATACTTCCTTTGTTTTTTAACGATGGTTAGTTTGAAAATGAACTAACCAATGACAAGTATCTTACAAACGAAGATGAGTTTATTTTTACAACTCTGGGGCTGTCTAATATCATCTTAGCTATATGTATGATATTTTTCTAAGAACTGTTATACCGTTGTTTGCAGGTACCACCTAGATATGGTTTTCACTATACATTTATGTGAAACTACTAGCGTAGTTCTTTTATAAACAGTTCGTGGAACTACTTCcgtggaaaagaaaagaaaaagctcGTGAAACTACATGGAATTTAGATCTTTGATAAAGCAAGGACGCCAGTGGATTTGTGGGATCAGTGTTTCTCCGAGCACGGGTTTCTGGGCTTGTCGCGACGCGACAGCAGCTGACACGTTGTTTTGACCGTCGACGATCTCGCCGAGGAGTCGAGGAGAATGTCGAGACCAAACCGAGTCACGGGCACACGGGTGCAGTTGCACCGTAAAAAGCTCCTGTGGAGTCCACGCCGCGAAGTCGCAGCGCGCCACCCTTCTCTCCCACTCCCAATCTCCCATCTCCAATGCCACGCCAAAACGCCGACCAACGTACGGCAAGTCAGCCACACGGCGCATGTCAACCCTCCAACCAACCGGGACTAGCACGCTGCCAGTTGCCGcgtccgccggccgcgccggcggtgcCCGTGGACGCTCGAGGACCCGGGCGACCGTGGAAGCCGTGACCCGTGAACGCCTCTGCGCTTCCCCTTTTTTTCTCAAACGCTGAAGCATTCGGCGACGGGGTCGACCGGACGAGGTCATCAGCTCACCGGTCTCTAGCCCCCGTCCAGGACGCCAAATATTGACCTGACAGCTGACAGCGATACGTCCGTGTCGCGTTCCTCTCGCCGTGTCCCTGCAGGAAACCGAACGGGTCTTGCTCCGGAACGAGGGAAGCGAGAGTGAGGTTTATAAAACCATGCGATTATCGTGGTTATCATATATggtaacattttcaatttttgaaACAATGATATACTTCATGATAACCATATGGTTTTCGCGATAACCGTAGTAGCCACCTAACCGCGGGACTACCACGATAGAGTggtggcgggcggagcggacGACGGGCGAGCGCGGCAGTGGAGCGGCAACGGGGGAtgagcgcggcggtggcggaccaCATATCCAAGAGCAgcggggggaggggagaggccaCCGGCTCCGCGTGGTGCACGGCGACCCCGACCGTAACCCCGTCCTTGTCATGCTCCTCCCCTTCGTCGACAAGCCTCCCGAAGTCGAGGTCCATCTCGGAGAGCTCCCCTGTGCtcgaccgccaccaccgccgtacCCCTCCGGGTGGCTGACGATGCTAGGAGTGGCACCACCGgcaggagaaggggaagaggcaAAGGAGGAGATGGTTCCTTGGTCGCCGTCTGCCTCCCTCGCGCGCAGGACGGGCGAGCTCGGACGGGTtcaccggccgcctccccctccctcccaaaccACTTCGCTTGCCACCCGCCGACTACTGCCGCACTCGCTTGCCGCCCGCATCCACGCTCGCCCATCGCTGTGCCCATCGTcgctccgccaccgcccacaTCCGCGCTCGCCCATCgtcgctccgcccgccgcccgcatcCCGCCTCGCCCATCgtcgctccgcccgccgcccgtaTCCGCGGTCGCCCATCgtcgctccgcccgccgcccgtaTCCGCGGTCGCCCAAGAGAATGtacagctgacatgtgggctccacatacttttttaaattttttttattaactaggatgccacgtcagcgaaaccatccATATATATTATCATAGGACCTTAAATGAATGGTTTGTGTGAGTTTAGAGATACACATTTCtagtttgtggttaagggatctCAAAATCTGTTAAGTTaaggacctccggtgaacttattcccaaaCAGTTTGATAAACCCTGCTCGTCGCACACACACCCAAGCCGTGCCATCCAGCAGTCAACCACAGGCTACGGTCCAATGCACCGCAACAGCACGCTTTGATCGCTGCAAACGTTGATGTACGATGCGGCCAATGCTAGTAGCTTTTACCATGCATACACTATTTAGCCCGTTCCATACAGGACGTATTAGCAAGGTGAACTTAACCAACTTTATGTAGCCAGCCAGCGCGCAGCACAGCATGCATCATCATCACAAACCCTGTACAActgccaaaaagaaaaacttcACAGCTTCATGTCCTTTTTCACCACCTAAGCTGCTTCACCCCCTTCTTCCTGACGACCGCGTCGAGGCTGCCGTCGACCAGGCTGATCTGGTCCATCAGCGACCGCCGGATGTGGCCCGGCGGCGTCTCGGTGATGCCGGCGAGGTACACGTCGGAGGAGAGGTCGAACTTGAGTGTGGCCAGAGGGGTGTTGGGCTTCTTGATCAGGTCATCTTCCAGCAGAATCTCTGCTACCCTGGACAGTATGCTGAATGCCACCCCAACAAGAACCCTTGAGTAGGCCTCCACAATGGCATGCCCCACGTCCTGCGTAGATATGTAGTAAGTTCGTTCAAAAGGCAAAAAATTCAGCAAGCAGAACCAAAACATGTTCAGGGATTTCATAAGGTTTCATAATGCATTTTGGACAAAGGTTACATGCTCTGCGCGAGCACAAATGGTTGTTATGTAATGGCGAACTTACCACATTGTATTGGATCTTTACAACTTCTATAAAAGTTGGAGGAAGGCTCGGGAATCTGGATTTCAGAAGCTGCATAAGTGTTTCAACCCTTTCTATGCACATGGACATCTTATCGAGTTCTGATGAACTATCCTTCATGAAATTCCAGGAATGCCTTCCTGGGGATTTCTTGCTCTTTTCCTCTGAGATCCTTTGATTCCATGCAAAAACTGCACCCTCCAACCGGTTCATAGTCTCGAGCACGGTATGCTCCGTTTTTAAACTAAGAGAGAGGAAAATTTCCTCTATGGGAATGTACTCTGTGGTTATAGCATGGTACAAGTCTTCACCCAAGCCAGCTCTGCCAGACTGCAAAAGAATTTAAGACCATATATTCAGTACAATCATCAATTAAAGGGAGAAAAGAAGCATGAAATTCACAGAGATTGTCATGAAGCACAAACAAGTTAACTTGAAATGGTACTTGCCTTAGGAAGAGCATCCGTGACAGCTGGAGGAATAGGTATCTGAAGCAGGACTTCTTCATTGATTGACATCGCAGCTTTGAGGATTTGATGAACCAGCTTAGCCTGAAAAACAAGCCTATTTCTCTGAAATTGAGACAACCCTATATCTGGCACACGAGGTGATGGGAGCCACCACTTCTTCGTCTGCCTCAGACCATTCTTTTTGCCCCGGCCATTAGCTCGGCTACCACTCTCCACATACCAATACTCTGTGTCTACCATCGAGTCCAGCACTTCCTGCACATTTGTGGCATGCAGGATTAGGAGATACAAACTATGACATTGCATAATTAAGTGAACGATGGTTTATGAACATTTTTtgatttgtaaaataaaatgaaaagagATGGCAACTTTGTCAGATATGCATGTTCATTTACTAGAGTGTAACataataataacaaaaacaTACAATTAGCATGGAATCAAGCTTCTGAAGGGCAGGAAGGTTCACATTAACATCTGAACGTGCTTTCGGGGTCATAATCTGCAGTAAAAGAAACATTAGACACAGCACTTAGTGAAATTACAGGCTTTATTCAATGGATCTTTACCTCAAACGTGCACCCGTCTGCTCCATTTTGTTTTGTAGGAACCAGCTCAACCATGTAGGTTGTAGGAGAAAGCAACCAGTCCATTTCCTTCCGCCACCTGACTTTTTTCTCTTCACAGAGTGGTTCCAGCTTCCAGAGTTCTCCAAATATAGTGGCTGGCATAAGAAATGATCATTTTGGTCATGATGATAGGAGTATGGAACAAATActtcaaaaaaagaaaggaaagaaagatgATAGTTCACCCAAAAAAATTCTACAATGGACAATATCATAGTTTCCAAACAAATGGTTAAGCATACCTGAGAGATTAATAATGGCATTGGACAAAGCCAGAGCAGCACAAACACCTCTAGCTCCTCCTGAAGCATCATCACCAAGCAGTAGCTTCCCAAACTTCTCCTTCATGGTTTCAATGTCTGAAGCACTCAAGGTATACGTGATTGGCTTCTTCCCTTTGAGAGGAAGTAGATGGACAGCACTGAGTGTATCCAACTCGTAAAGTGAATGCTCCTCTTGCTTTCTCAGTGGATGGCATTGTGAAGAGAACGAAGAGCTAGAAACATCTTTACTTGAGGAGCAACTTGAGACTTCATCATCAACGGAATCAGTGGTTACACACCCATCTGCTCCCG of the Oryza sativa Japonica Group chromosome 2, ASM3414082v1 genome contains:
- the LOC4330445 gene encoding rop guanine nucleotide exchange factor 14; translation: MRMKTLACCRRRPQDFSIDMDQEPDRVMTYNGLESCIINSSSYDDDSGLSATTGADGCVTTDSVDDEVSSCSSSKDVSSSSFSSQCHPLRKQEEHSLYELDTLSAVHLLPLKGKKPITYTLSASDIETMKEKFGKLLLGDDASGGARGVCAALALSNAIINLSATIFGELWKLEPLCEEKKVRWRKEMDWLLSPTTYMVELVPTKQNGADGCTFEIMTPKARSDVNVNLPALQKLDSMLIEVLDSMVDTEYWYVESGSRANGRGKKNGLRQTKKWWLPSPRVPDIGLSQFQRNRLVFQAKLVHQILKAAMSINEEVLLQIPIPPAVTDALPKSGRAGLGEDLYHAITTEYIPIEEIFLSLSLKTEHTVLETMNRLEGAVFAWNQRISEEKSKKSPGRHSWNFMKDSSSELDKMSMCIERVETLMQLLKSRFPSLPPTFIEVVKIQYNVDVGHAIVEAYSRVLVGVAFSILSRVAEILLEDDLIKKPNTPLATLKFDLSSDVYLAGITETPPGHIRRSLMDQISLVDGSLDAVVRKKGVKQLRW